The genome window GGAATTGCAGAGTTTGACTCGTTCTTGTGGCAAGTCGGATGTGCACAACCTGGAGCGGGAAGACTTGGTAGCTCTGACGCTCGAAGCCTCGGCAATGGCGAAACTGCCTTTAGCGGGCACAGATTTCGTGATGGGGCAATAAATGTAAATTGTCGTAGCCCTAATGCCGAAATGATGCATTCTGTAGGGGCAGTGTCTTGTGCCTGCCCTGCCAGTTTTATAATTTCAATAGATATAATCGCTACCCATTGGCCCCTCCCAACCGCCCCTTGGCAAGGATAGGTGCCGCAGACAGTGGGGTTTTGATTTAGCTCTCGTTGAGAGAATGGATATAATCCCTAAGCTGTCATAATTCTTTGCTTACATTCGCGTTTCTATGCAAGTCTTTGCTGGTACTAATCTCGCGTCGCTTTTGTAGAAAATCTGGATGGTTTTAGCTAAATTCTGGCACTCAAAATCATTGCGATTCGCCCAAGTTGCTTGCAAGTAGCTTTGGATACAAACTTGCATCAACAAAATTGATTTACTCTGGGCAAAAAGCTATCTGGAGTCGCAGCAGTGGTTAGCAGCTTAACCAAGGGCCAAACGCTATCTGAATCGGCGAAAGAGCTGAAGCTTGATTTCTTCCTGGTATCCTACACCGACCTGTTGGGTGGGACCCGAGCTAAGTTGGTTCCGGCTGCCAAGATTGACTCTGTTGAAACCGATGGCGCTTTTTTCGCACCCTTTGCCTCAAACCTGGGACTTGGACCCGATGCTCACGACATCGCCGCGATTCCTGACCCAAATTCACTGACAGTTCTGCCCTGGCAACCAAATGTCGGTTGGCTTGCCAGTGATGCTTATCTGGATGGTGAACCCTTTGTCGCTTCGCCCCGAGTCATTTTCAAGCAGGTACTCAAGCGTTGCCAAGAGTTGGGCTATAGCTACAAAACTGGGGTAGAAGCTGAGTTTTTCCTGCTGAAAAAGACAGAGCAGGGGTATCAAATTGCCGATTCGCTAGATGTGGCAGTTCGTCCCTGCTACGACCAGATGAACTTGATGCGGCAGTTTGATTTCATCTCAACCATTGTGCGCTACATGGAGCAATTGGGTTGGGAACCCTATCAATGCGACCACGAAGATGCCAATGGCCAATTTGAGCTGAATTGGACCTATAGCGATGCGCTGACCACTGCTGACCGCCATGTGTTTTTCAAGTACATGGTGAAGACCCTGGCCGAGCAACGGGGCCTAGTGGCAACCTTCATGCCCAAGCCGTTTAGCAATCTCACGGGCAATGGTGGTCACATCCATATGAGCCTCTGGAACGATGGCGCTAATGCCTTTGGCGATGCTGCCGATGAGCTGGGACTATCGCTATTGGGCTATGAGTTCCTGGGCGGCATCCTGGCCCACGGGCAGGGCTTGTCTGCTCTGTGCAGCCCTACTGTCACCTCCTACAAGCGATTGGGGGCCACGATGACCACCTCCGGTAGCACTTGGAGTCCCCGCTACATTTCCTACGGCGGCAACAATCGTACGCACATGGTGCGCATTCCTGAAGGTGGGCGCTTTGAGTGTCGTCTGGTCGATGGGGCGGTCAATCTCTATCTAGCTCAGGCCGGTCTGCTAGCCGCTGGTTTAGATGGCTTGGCTCAGCACCTCCAGCCCGGTAAACGCCTAGACGAAAACATGTTTACCCGTGGCTCCGAATTTCCCGATCTGCCAACCTTGCCCAATAGCTTGATCGAGGCCTTGAACTTCCTGGAGCAGGACGCGTTGCTGATGGCAACCTTGGGTGAATTGGGTGCCAGAACTTTCTTGGACTTCAAGCATCAAGAATGGAATGCTTACAATGCGATGGTCAGCCCCTGGGAGATGGAGCAGTACATTAACTGCTGATCCTGTTGCGGCTATGCCATCGCTGTGTGGAAGGTTAGTCCACCTAACCGACAACAGCTCAAAAGACCTCGTTCAAGAGATTCTCTATGACGATTGCCCGTGAGTTGCCCCAAACGATCAGTGCATCTATCTCGATTCAGCACCCGCTCGATCCGCTAACGCCCGAGGAAATTACGGCGGCAGTTAGCGTGGTCCGCAAGGCCAAATCCTTAAGCGACCGCGTGCGTTTCGCGACCGTCACCCTGCAAGAACCGGACAAGAGCCTTGTGCTCAATTTCCAAGCGGGTGACTCGATTGAGCGCGAGGCTTTTCTGGTCATTCTGGATAACACTACCGGGTCAACTTATGAGGCAATCGTCTCCCTGAGCACTAGCGCTGTCGTTAGCTGGGAGGTCATCCCGAATGTACAGCCCTCGATTCTGTTGGATGAATTCATCGAGTGTGAGCAAGCGGTCAAAGCCAGCCCCGAGTTTCAAGCGGCACTAGCCAAACGGGGGATCACTGACCCAGATTTGGTCATGGTCGATCCCTGGTCAGCGGGCAATTTTGGCATGACCGACGAGCAGGGACAGCGCTTGTCACGGGCCTTGTGTTGGGTGCGCTCTAGCCCTACTGATAATGGCTATGCGCGACCGATTGAAGGTGTGATTCCGGTAGTGGATCTGAACACCATGACCGTGCTCCGGGTCGAAGATTACGGCGTGGTGCAATTGCCACCGGAAGCTGGTAACTACACCACCGAGTTTGTGCAGGATTTGCGCCCCGATCTCAAACCGCTAGAGATTGTGCAGCCCCAAGGCCCCAGTTTTGAGATCGATGGGTATCAAGTTCGCTGGCAGAAGTGGCAATTTCGCATTGGCTTTACGCCGCGCGAAGGGCTGGTGCTTTACACGCTTGGCTATGAAGATCAGGGGCGTTTGCGACCGATTTTGTATCGAGCTTCCCTGGCTGAAATGGTAGTGCCCTATGGCGATCCCAGGCCGCACCACTTCCGTAAGAACGCCTTTGATGTCGGTGAATACGGAGTGGGTACGCTGGCTAACTCGCTCACCTTAGGTTGCGATTGCCTGGGCGAGATTCGCTACTTTGATGCGTTCATGACCGATAGTCGCGGTCAGGCCGTCACAATTAAAAATGCCGTTTGTCTGCACGAAGAAGACTATGGCATTCTCTGGAAACACATGGACTGGCGCACCAATCAAACCGAAGTGCGTCGCTCCCGCCGTCTGGTAGTTTCGTTCATTGCCACGGTTGGCAATTACGAATATGGCTTTTTCTGGTATCTCTATCAGGACGCCTCAATCCAGTACGAAGTGAAGCTTACCGGCATCGTCAATACCACGAGCATGGAGCCGGGTGAGACCTCCAAATATGGCACGCTGATTGCCCCTCAACTGAATGCGCCTATTCACCAGCACTTCTTTAATGTTCGTCTGGACATGAGCGTCGATGGTGAGTCGAATTCGGTTTACGAGGTCAATACCGAAGCCGAACCTATGGGTCCTGATAACCCCTATGGCAATGCTTTCTTTGCCAAATCAACGCTGCTAGAAACTGAACAAGAAGCTCAGCGTGTGATTGAACCGATGACCGGCCGTTACTGGAAGATTGTGAACCCATCTGTGCACAACCGGCTGGGTCAGGCTGTAGCTTACAAACTGGTTCCTGGCGAGAACATTCTGCCGTTCGCGCGTCCAGAATCCAGTCTGCTCAAGCGAGCAGCGTTTACAACCAAGCATCTGTGGGTGACACCCTATCAGCTGCAGGAACGCTTTCCCGCAGGCGACTACCCCAACCAGCATCCCGGTGGCGAGGGCTTACCCGCCTGGACCCAGGCCAATCGCGCTATTGCCGACACTGATGTGGTTGTGTGGTACAGCTTTGGTCACCTCCATGTGCCCCGACCCGAAGATTGGCCGGTCATGCCCACCTCCTATGTTGGTTTCATGTTGAAGCCGGTAGGTTTCTTTGAGGCCAGTCCGGCTCTAGATGTACCGCCCTCAGCGCCTAAACATAAAAGCTGTTGCGATTAGCGCCTTTAATTAGGTGCGTTGATTGGCGTTAGGTTGGCAGTTGCGATGGGTTGTTGCAATTGGTTATTGCCATTAAACGATCGTGATTGCCAATACAGACCTGAGGAATTGGCAAGGGTTACTCTACAGCCATTATTGGTCTCGAGAAGTTTGAAGATTAGCGTCCAGTTAGTCTCTAACAAAGCTTCAATATTGAGGGATTAAGTATGGCTATCAGCACAAGGTCAGGGGCTGCCTCTGGCCTTAGATCAGAGTGTCTTTCTTTCCGAGAGACACTGGCTCAGTCAATTGCAAATATTGCACCTACCGCAACTCCTACGATCAACGCACCTCTAGTGTTCGCCAGTGCAGGTAAGGGAATGTGGCTGGCTTACTTGATTGCGACGATTGGCCTGGTGTTAGTCGGGATGAGTATCAATCAGTTTGCTCGTCGCTCCGCATCGCCAGGTTCACTGTATGCCTATATTGCCAGAGGTCTAGGACCCACCGTGGGTGTTCTTTCTGGTTGGGGGCTGGTGATTGCTTATTTGCTAACGGCGATGGCAGTTCTTTGCGGCTTCTCAAACTACAGCAATGTCTTAGTGAGCCTGCTGGGTTTTCAGATTGCACCGATTTTCTTGTTCGCGCTCTGCGCGGGTCTTTGCTGGTATTTTGCCTACAAAGATATTCAGCTATCCACCGTACTCATGCTCGGCCTTGAGGCTGTTTCCATTGGGATGATTCTCATCCTGGCCATCGTTGTTTTGGCAGGTCATGGCTTCACGATTGATCTGTCTCAGCTGAGCCTTGAGGGAGCTTCGTCTGAGGGCATCCGTTTGGGTCTGGTTCTCGCCGTCTTTAGTTATGTCGGCTATGAGAGCGCTACAGCGTTAGGTGACGAAGCCAAAGAGCCCTTAACCACGATTCCTCGGGCCGTGGTTCTCAGCGCCGTTCTGGCAGGAACTTTCTTTGTGATCATCTCCTACGTTGAGGTGCTGGGCTTCAGCGGTTCTGACATCCCTCTAGATAAGAGCGATGCGCCCCTGAGTGTCCTAGCTAATTTAGCGGGAGTGGGCTTCTTCGGTCCGCTCATTTCGATTGGGGCATTGATTAGCTTCTTCGCTTGTGCCTTGGCTAGCATCAATGCGGGCGGACGGATTCTGTTTTCGATGGCCCGCCACGGTATTTTCCATTCCTCAATGGGACAGCCCCATCGTTTAAATGAAACGCCGCACATTGCTGTGACTATGTCATCGCTGATCGTCTTTTTGATTCCCGCCTCAATGTCCCTATTTGGGGTCAAGGTGCTAGAGATTTACGGCTACTTGGGAACCATTGCCACTTACGGTTTTCTGATGACCTACATTCTGATCTCAGTTGCAGCTCCTGTCTACCTTTATCGCGAACGGGCTCTAAAGATCGGTGACATTGTGCTCGCCGTTCTGTCTGTGCTGTTCATGCTTGTTCCGGTGGTCGGCAGTGTTTATCCTACGCCGCCATCGCCGTTCAATGTATTCCCCTATTTGTTCTTGATGTTTCTGCTGGTTGGTGCAACCTGGTTCTTCTTGTTACGCCTTCACTCACCTGAAATTATTGACGAGATGGAGGGCGAACTTGAAGCGATCCACACTCGGTTCAGTGATCTAAAGAAAGTCTAAAGACAGACCTTTTCTAAGTTTTAGCTGTCAAAGCTGCTTAGGCAGGAAGCTCAAGCCTTAGTGGTGCTAGGTTGAGGCGCTATGTTGAACAGTAATCTGGCCCCTGCTGCAAACCCAGCAATACGTCGAAATCCCCTGCTCATAAGCTTTCTGAGTTACTTATGAACTAATCGTGACATTTGCCAGAAACCTGTGTTATTACATACCTGTGTGGCCCCGTTGGCTAGGTAAGTGTAGAGCGCAGGTGTGGGTGTCATTGCCCTGACAAACCATTACTTGTCGGTTATTTTAAGCCTCGTCTTCTCTATCTCGTTCTTTTGAAAAATTGGAAGGTTCACGGCTTCTCAAAACTTAAGTAGCCCTGTTGACAAACCTGTCATAACGAGTGATATAACCTCTATTGACTCTTAAGATTGCCCTCCCCCGGTATCTCTGCATTTTCTAGAGCTGCGCTTGCTAGTTTAAGCGTCCTTGAGACTATTGCAATTTGCTGTACGGCTCTCTTCAGGGTCCGTTTGTTTACTATCGCTGGCACGATAGTAATCGGCGTTGATACCAACGGTTATAGAGACTGTTTGTTGTAGAAAGTTTGGCCTAGGTTGGTGTGAGACTAGCGGCTTCCAGAGCTGGCTAGTTTCGGTATAGGTGGCAACAAATTATGTCCAGAAGGTTGTGTAGCGTACACGCAGATTGTTGGGAACTTTAGGACGGACTTGGACATGGAGCCAGAAGCTCAGAAATTTTTAGCGACGTTTGTCTCAGAGTCCTATTACTATTGGGCCTCTGTTTTCATGATCATCATTCACGCTGGTTTCCTGGCATATGAGGGAGGAGCTTCCCGGTCCAAAAATGTCTTGGCCACGATGGTCAAGAATCTGCTCACCCTGTCCAGTGTTGGCCTAGCTTTCTACTTTTTTGGCTGGTGGGTTTATAACTCATTTGCCTTATGGCCGATGAACGGCGGTATTCTCGGCCCCTGGACTAATTTCGACGCTAGTGAATCTCTTAAGGCCATTCAGCCCTATGTAGAAGGCTCCTATCCCTGGTCGTCAGCGCTAGCACCCAACACCGCAGACAATATAACCGGCGTATTCTGGTTTGCCTTTGCCCTGTTTTCCATGACCACAGCTTCGATCCTGTCGGGCGCGCTGATTGAGCGCGTCAAGATTGGGGCTTACATCGTGTTGTCGATTGTACTGGGTTCCTTTGCCTGGGTCATTGCTGCTTCCTGGGGTTGGAGTGCCTTTGGTTGGTTCTTGCCTAAGCTGGGTTACCACGATTTCGGTTGCTCCGCAGTCGTGCATGGCTTGTCTGGCTTCTTCACCTTAGGCGTTCTGCTGAACTTAGGTCCTAGGATTGGTAAGTTCGATGCTCAAGGACGGCCCAGACAAATTCTGCCCCACAATCTGCCGCTCACGATGGTCGGCTTGATGCTGATCTATGTGGGTTTTTATGCCTTTTTAGCGGCTTGTCTGATCTTCTTGCCGGGCTACACCGTAGAGACCACGATCTACAACACGCCCATGACCCTCTCCTCCTTGGGCGTGAGCACCACCCTGGCATTGGCTTCAGGCATCATCGGCTCCTATATCTCCTCGAAAGCCGATCCCTTCTTCACGATTTCGGGTGGACTGGCTGGCATTATTTCCGTCAGTGCTGGTCTCGACTTGTACCATCCGGCGCTGGTGATTGTGGTTGCTTTCATTGGTGGCTACACTATGCCTTTGGTTGCCGGTTTTGTTGAGAAAGTAGGGATTGATGATCCAGTCGGTGCGCTCGGTGTGCACGCCTATTGTGGTTTGCTCGGCGTGATGATGGTTGGCATCGTGGGAACAGGCTATGTGCAAGGTGAGGGCATTCCTCCCACTAGCTTTACCGGCCAATTTATTGGTGGCTTCATTTGTTTGATCATCCTGGGCTTCATCCCTGGTTACGTCGTGAGTTTCATTCTTAAGAAAATCAACCTGCTGCGCGTATCTAGAGAAGAAGAGATTGAGGGTTTAGATCTCTCAGATCTGGGTGTCCCAGGTTATCCCGAAGGCTCGGTCAGCAGTTTGCCGACTCTCCCTTCAGACACTGCTCAAACCGTCAACCACTGATTGCGAGAGAAACAAATGACGACGAGTCCATTCAAAACCTCAGAGGAGTTCCTGAAGGCGAAGGGACCGATTTACACCTTTGCGGATAACCCCACAATCATTAGCATTCTGATTGGGGTGAGTATCTTGATCCTCCTCTACTTCATTTACTCCTCCTACACGATTAAAAAAGGCGCTCCAGCCCCCCAAAATCCTGCTGTTCTTGGTCTATTAATCGCCACCAGTGCGCTTTCTTTTGTCAATTCGGCTTACACCAATAACATTGACAAAGGCCGCGAGACAGCAAAGGGCACTCTCAGCGCTCAAGTTGTGCCAGCGAAGGGCAAACCGTCTGGCCTAGCCTCACTGTTCGCGTTGCTTACAGCTGGGATCTCTTATACAGGTAGCAGCAGCTTGCGAGCGAAAGGTAAGTCTAAAGCACGCCGGGGTTCCCGTCGGGGACGGCCCTAACTAGCCTTTCACTAGGTCAGTTTGCCTTCTTTAAAGTCTGTAGTGATCTAAATTTCGAGGCTGGAGAATCCGGGGCGACCTTAGCTTAAGACGATCCAGCCTTTGAAGTGAGGATGTGCTTTCAATCGGCACGCGATTAACTCCTCAAGCCATTTTAGTAACACGTTGAAGAGAGCTATGAGTCACAAAAAGTGGGGTTCAGAAGATTTTTGGGGCTTGGATTATGACTTCGATCCCCAGTGGTTGCTAACCCCAGGTCAGCAAGCTTTACAAGCAAAACTAATCGATGTTTGCGCCAGCACGCTTCGCCCAAACGCGATTGAGTCTGACCGGAATTTAGTTTATCCTCGCGGGAATTTCAAGGCTCTGGCCTCACTGGGTTTGTTGGGTCTTTTTGTACCGAAGGAATGGGGCGGTTTAGGTGAGAACCATACTTGCGCCGCAATGGTGGTTGAAACCATTGCTCGCTATGGTTGTCCCAGCACTGCCATGTGCTACACCATGCATCTGGGCGCTGTTGCTGCTGCTTTATTCCGGGCTCACGACAATCCTGAACTTCAGCAATTGGTCAAGCGCCTGGATCAGGATGTGCTGATCGGGACGCTGTCCTACTCCGACCCGGAGACAGGCTCCCACTTCTGGTATCCAGTTTCCTCAAAAGCAGAACGAGTTTCTGCGGGTTGGCAAGTTTTTAAGAAAGCGTCCTGGACAACCTCAGCAGGCTTTGCTGACTGGTACATTGTCCAAACCACCAGCCCAGAATTTGCCGGCAATTATTCTGACCTGTCCTGCTTCCTGATCTACGGCGACGAAGTCAAAGCCGAACCTCAAAAGTGGGACGCTTTGGGTTTGCGCGGTAACCAGTCGGGCACGCTGTTGGTGGATGGGGTCACCGTCCCGGCTGAGCGGATGGTGGGGCCAAAAGGTGACGGCACTTCCTCAAATGATGAGATTGTTGACCCATTCTTCCTGCTGTGTTCTTCTGCCTGCTGGAACGGCATTGCGATGGGAGCGATTGACATTGGCAAGCGCCATGTAACCCGCAAGAAGCACGTCGATGTCGGCATGCGAGTTGCTGATTACCCTACTATTCAGGACTACTTTGGCGAAGGCATCATTGATACCAATGCCTGCCGTTCGTTCACGTTTTCAATGGGCAAGTTGATGGATGATTTGACCAACAACTGTGATTG of Leptolyngbya sp. FACHB-261 contains these proteins:
- a CDS encoding acyl-CoA dehydrogenase family protein, with the translated sequence MSHKKWGSEDFWGLDYDFDPQWLLTPGQQALQAKLIDVCASTLRPNAIESDRNLVYPRGNFKALASLGLLGLFVPKEWGGLGENHTCAAMVVETIARYGCPSTAMCYTMHLGAVAAALFRAHDNPELQQLVKRLDQDVLIGTLSYSDPETGSHFWYPVSSKAERVSAGWQVFKKASWTTSAGFADWYIVQTTSPEFAGNYSDLSCFLIYGDEVKAEPQKWDALGLRGNQSGTLLVDGVTVPAERMVGPKGDGTSSNDEIVDPFFLLCSSACWNGIAMGAIDIGKRHVTRKKHVDVGMRVADYPTIQDYFGEGIIDTNACRSFTFSMGKLMDDLTNNCDWSLHRDLTALPRSVYLPWYWQIKFSAAKNVAQVCDKMLHACGGSGFKKDMEIERYLRDGKAGWVMGPTNEVLRQFVGKLALLGMESLDYWNQVVNERVLQNELKKLDVEAKKKLAESLLAQVAEEEVQTDQKTLLSSTV
- a CDS encoding primary-amine oxidase yields the protein MTIARELPQTISASISIQHPLDPLTPEEITAAVSVVRKAKSLSDRVRFATVTLQEPDKSLVLNFQAGDSIEREAFLVILDNTTGSTYEAIVSLSTSAVVSWEVIPNVQPSILLDEFIECEQAVKASPEFQAALAKRGITDPDLVMVDPWSAGNFGMTDEQGQRLSRALCWVRSSPTDNGYARPIEGVIPVVDLNTMTVLRVEDYGVVQLPPEAGNYTTEFVQDLRPDLKPLEIVQPQGPSFEIDGYQVRWQKWQFRIGFTPREGLVLYTLGYEDQGRLRPILYRASLAEMVVPYGDPRPHHFRKNAFDVGEYGVGTLANSLTLGCDCLGEIRYFDAFMTDSRGQAVTIKNAVCLHEEDYGILWKHMDWRTNQTEVRRSRRLVVSFIATVGNYEYGFFWYLYQDASIQYEVKLTGIVNTTSMEPGETSKYGTLIAPQLNAPIHQHFFNVRLDMSVDGESNSVYEVNTEAEPMGPDNPYGNAFFAKSTLLETEQEAQRVIEPMTGRYWKIVNPSVHNRLGQAVAYKLVPGENILPFARPESSLLKRAAFTTKHLWVTPYQLQERFPAGDYPNQHPGGEGLPAWTQANRAIADTDVVVWYSFGHLHVPRPEDWPVMPTSYVGFMLKPVGFFEASPALDVPPSAPKHKSCCD
- a CDS encoding APC family permease; protein product: MAISTRSGAASGLRSECLSFRETLAQSIANIAPTATPTINAPLVFASAGKGMWLAYLIATIGLVLVGMSINQFARRSASPGSLYAYIARGLGPTVGVLSGWGLVIAYLLTAMAVLCGFSNYSNVLVSLLGFQIAPIFLFALCAGLCWYFAYKDIQLSTVLMLGLEAVSIGMILILAIVVLAGHGFTIDLSQLSLEGASSEGIRLGLVLAVFSYVGYESATALGDEAKEPLTTIPRAVVLSAVLAGTFFVIISYVEVLGFSGSDIPLDKSDAPLSVLANLAGVGFFGPLISIGALISFFACALASINAGGRILFSMARHGIFHSSMGQPHRLNETPHIAVTMSSLIVFLIPASMSLFGVKVLEIYGYLGTIATYGFLMTYILISVAAPVYLYRERALKIGDIVLAVLSVLFMLVPVVGSVYPTPPSPFNVFPYLFLMFLLVGATWFFLLRLHSPEIIDEMEGELEAIHTRFSDLKKV
- the glnT gene encoding type III glutamate--ammonia ligase, translated to MVSSLTKGQTLSESAKELKLDFFLVSYTDLLGGTRAKLVPAAKIDSVETDGAFFAPFASNLGLGPDAHDIAAIPDPNSLTVLPWQPNVGWLASDAYLDGEPFVASPRVIFKQVLKRCQELGYSYKTGVEAEFFLLKKTEQGYQIADSLDVAVRPCYDQMNLMRQFDFISTIVRYMEQLGWEPYQCDHEDANGQFELNWTYSDALTTADRHVFFKYMVKTLAEQRGLVATFMPKPFSNLTGNGGHIHMSLWNDGANAFGDAADELGLSLLGYEFLGGILAHGQGLSALCSPTVTSYKRLGATMTTSGSTWSPRYISYGGNNRTHMVRIPEGGRFECRLVDGAVNLYLAQAGLLAAGLDGLAQHLQPGKRLDENMFTRGSEFPDLPTLPNSLIEALNFLEQDALLMATLGELGARTFLDFKHQEWNAYNAMVSPWEMEQYINC
- a CDS encoding ammonium transporter encodes the protein MEPEAQKFLATFVSESYYYWASVFMIIIHAGFLAYEGGASRSKNVLATMVKNLLTLSSVGLAFYFFGWWVYNSFALWPMNGGILGPWTNFDASESLKAIQPYVEGSYPWSSALAPNTADNITGVFWFAFALFSMTTASILSGALIERVKIGAYIVLSIVLGSFAWVIAASWGWSAFGWFLPKLGYHDFGCSAVVHGLSGFFTLGVLLNLGPRIGKFDAQGRPRQILPHNLPLTMVGLMLIYVGFYAFLAACLIFLPGYTVETTIYNTPMTLSSLGVSTTLALASGIIGSYISSKADPFFTISGGLAGIISVSAGLDLYHPALVIVVAFIGGYTMPLVAGFVEKVGIDDPVGALGVHAYCGLLGVMMVGIVGTGYVQGEGIPPTSFTGQFIGGFICLIILGFIPGYVVSFILKKINLLRVSREEEIEGLDLSDLGVPGYPEGSVSSLPTLPSDTAQTVNH